A stretch of the Leguminivora glycinivorella isolate SPB_JAAS2020 chromosome 2, LegGlyc_1.1, whole genome shotgun sequence genome encodes the following:
- the LOC125241129 gene encoding uncharacterized protein LOC125241129 has product MLRQHRDALNLPARILPTAICPGSAQLFWEARFVRDRVLRAWLQCYDAHGDNAELVDGGERDPPLFQQIDDNFYAYSSFLRSYQKYEKLTPHAHNIDTIVIGRANARPNFRCNIWLENSSKHKVGTFSFKTISQPINGFRLFVFQCSLSQNLGKLKGISFYANDYKVSPIHTPIHRLIDVTTKRKARPMRYTNNIKFINNVVPAMCIIPNQVPIVSRDSLIESLVFHHMMGVNSFTIYDSMISEDVVKRLNLVPSDITQWDIKFFPLNFPFNFAKSYDVVKQAIELDCLFRHFKLDKEDTNKASHAIVISWDEFLVPRIHNTLKAVISDFDPTYKQKSITLEPLLFCLNQNDDDNSEVGYPDIMKKTHYYQLPQEKKRPVYIRNLDSMATFEDIFNATSTSGKAIPANLLAVHKYTECRDPNSYHPRGVGFNETQMEVFRNKYEAAMMKFGPSLVSNKIYRLYRSGQIWEKTSNENVRDML; this is encoded by the coding sequence ATGCTTCGTCAGCATCGTGACGCTCTTAATTTACCGGCACGAATACTACCGACTGCGATATGTCCTGGAAGTGCTCAACTTTTTTGGGAAGCCCGGTTTGTCCGAGATCGAGTTTTGCGGGCCTGGCTTCAATGCTACGATGCTCACGGAGATAATGCGGAACTCGTCGATGGAGGTGAGAGAGACCCGCCGCTATTCCAGCAGATTGACGACAATTTCTACGCGTACTCGTCATTTTTACGTTCGTACCAGAAGTACGAAAAGCTCACGCCTCACGCGCACAACATAGACACTATCGTCATCGGGAGAGCTAACGCGCGCCCTAACTTCCGTTGTAACATCTGGCTAGAGAACAGTTCCAAACATAAAGTAGGCACATTCAGTTTCAAAACAATCTCCCAACCCATCAACGGCTTCAGATTATTTGTTTTCCAGTGCTCATTAAGCCAAAACTTAGGTAAATTAAAAGGCATAAGCTTCTATGCCAATGACTATAAAGTTAGTCCGATTCATACCCCCATACATAGATTGATAGATGTAACTACAAAACGAAAAGCAAGACCCATGAGATATACtaacaatattaaatttattaataatgttgTGCCAGCTATGTGCATCATCCCAAACCAAGTGCCAATAGTCTCCAGAGACTCTCTCATAGAGTCCTTGGTGTTTCACCACATGATGGGAGTCAACTCGTTCACTATTTATGACAGTATGATATCTGAAGATGTAGTAAAGAGACTGAATTTGGTCCCAAGTGATATTACTCAATGGGACATTAAATTTTTCCCCTTAAATTTCCCTTTCAACTTTGCTAAAAGTTATGATGTAGTCAAGCAGGCTATAGAGTTGGATTGTCTCTTCCGTCATTTTAAGTTAGACAAGGAAGACACAAACAAGGCAAGTCATGCTATTGTTATCTCCTGGGATGAGTTTCTCGTCCCACGCATCCATAATACTTTAAAAGCTGTCATCTCAGATTTTGACCCTACATACAAACAGAAATCAATAACATTGGAGCCCTTATTGTTCTGCTTAAATCAGAATGATGATGACAACTCAGAAGTAGGTTACCCAGACATTATGAAAAAGACTCACTACTACCAGCTACCACAGGAGAAAAAGCGGCCAGTATATATAAGGAATTTGGACTCCATGGCCACTTTTGAGGACATATTTAATGCTACCTCTACTAGCGGGAAAGCTATACCTGCCAATTTGCTAGCTGTACATAAGTATACAGAATGCAGGGACCCCAACAGCTACCATCCGAGAGGTGTAGGGTTCAATGAGACACAGATGGAAGTGTTCCGGAACAAGTATGAAGCGGCTATGATGAAGTTTGGACCAAGCTTGGTGAGCAACAAGATTTACAGGCTGTACAGATCAGGACAAATTTGGGAGAAAACATCAAATGAGAATGTTAGGGATATGCTATAA